The Streptomyces pactum genome contains a region encoding:
- the secY gene encoding preprotein translocase subunit SecY encodes MLTAFARAFKTPDLRKKLLFTLGIIVVYRLGTHIPIPGVDYKNVQECVDQASGNQGIFGLVNMFSGGALLQITVFALGIMPYITASIILQLLTVVIPRLEALKKEGQAGTAKITQYTRYLTIALAILQGTGLVATARSGALFSGCTVAGQIVPDQAIFTTIVMVVTMTAGTATVMWLGELITDRGVGNGMSILMFISIAATFPSALWAIKQEGTLAGGWIEFGIVMLVGFVMVGLVVFVEQAQRRIPVQYAKRMIGRRSYGGTSTYIPLKVNQAGIIPVIFASSLLYIPALIVQFSGSQAGWAVWIQKNLADPEAASHVALYFLLIVFFAFFYVAISFNPEEVADNMKKYGGFIPGIRAGRPTAEYLSYVLNRITWPGSLYLGLISLVPTMALAGFGANQNFPFGGTSILIIVGVGLETVKQIESQLQQRNYEGFLR; translated from the coding sequence GTGCTCACCGCGTTCGCCCGGGCGTTCAAGACGCCCGACCTGCGCAAGAAGCTGCTCTTCACGCTCGGCATCATCGTGGTGTACCGGCTCGGTACCCACATCCCCATTCCAGGTGTCGACTACAAGAACGTCCAGGAGTGCGTGGACCAGGCGTCCGGCAACCAGGGCATTTTCGGCCTGGTGAACATGTTCAGCGGCGGCGCCCTGCTGCAGATCACGGTCTTCGCGCTCGGCATCATGCCGTACATCACGGCGAGCATCATTCTGCAGTTGCTGACCGTGGTGATCCCGCGCCTGGAAGCCCTGAAGAAGGAGGGCCAGGCCGGCACGGCGAAGATCACGCAGTACACCCGCTACCTGACCATCGCCCTCGCCATCCTCCAGGGCACCGGCCTGGTCGCCACCGCCCGCAGCGGCGCGCTGTTCTCCGGCTGCACCGTCGCCGGCCAGATCGTGCCCGACCAGGCGATCTTCACCACCATCGTCATGGTGGTCACCATGACCGCCGGTACGGCCACCGTCATGTGGCTCGGCGAGCTGATCACCGACCGCGGCGTCGGCAACGGCATGTCGATCCTGATGTTCATCTCGATCGCCGCGACCTTCCCCTCCGCTCTGTGGGCCATCAAGCAGGAGGGCACCCTGGCCGGCGGCTGGATCGAGTTCGGCATCGTCATGCTCGTCGGCTTCGTCATGGTCGGCCTGGTCGTCTTCGTCGAGCAGGCGCAGCGCCGCATCCCGGTGCAGTACGCGAAGCGCATGATCGGCCGCCGCTCCTACGGCGGTACGTCCACGTACATCCCGCTCAAGGTGAACCAGGCGGGCATCATCCCCGTCATCTTCGCCTCGTCGCTGCTCTACATTCCGGCTCTCATCGTCCAGTTCTCCGGCTCGCAGGCGGGCTGGGCCGTCTGGATCCAGAAGAACCTGGCCGACCCCGAGGCCGCGTCGCACGTCGCTCTGTACTTCCTGCTGATCGTGTTCTTCGCCTTCTTCTACGTGGCGATCTCGTTCAACCCCGAGGAAGTCGCGGACAACATGAAGAAGTATGGTGGGTTCATCCCGGGCATCCGGGCTGGCCGACCGACCGCTGAGTATCTGAGCTACGTACTCAACCGGATCACCTGGCCGGGTTCGCTGTATCTGGGCCTGATCTCTCTCGTACCGACAATGGCGTTGGCCGGTTTCGGGGCAAACCAGAACTTCCCGTTCGGCGGGACCAGCATCCTCATCATCGTGGGTGTGGGTCTCGAGACGGTGAAGCAGATCGAGAGCCAGCTCCAGCAGCGCAATTACGAAGGGTTCCTCCGCTGA
- the rplO gene encoding 50S ribosomal protein L15, translating into MAENNPLKIHNLRPAPGAKTAKTRVGRGEASKGKTAGRGTKGTKARYQVPERFEGGQMPLHMRLPKLKGFKNPFKTEFQVVNLEKLAALYPEGGEVTVEGLVAKGAVRKNSLVKVLGQGEISVALQVTVDAVSGSAKEKITAAGGTVTELV; encoded by the coding sequence ATGGCGGAGAACAACCCGCTCAAGATCCACAACCTCCGTCCCGCCCCGGGCGCCAAGACCGCCAAGACCCGTGTGGGTCGTGGTGAGGCGTCGAAGGGTAAGACGGCCGGTCGTGGTACCAAGGGTACGAAGGCCCGTTACCAGGTGCCGGAGCGCTTCGAGGGTGGCCAGATGCCCCTCCACATGCGTCTTCCGAAGCTGAAGGGCTTCAAGAACCCGTTCAAGACCGAGTTCCAGGTCGTGAACCTCGAGAAGCTGGCCGCGCTCTACCCCGAGGGTGGCGAGGTCACCGTCGAGGGTCTGGTGGCCAAGGGTGCCGTTCGCAAGAACAGCCTCGTCAAGGTCCTCGGCCAGGGCGAGATCTCCGTGGCGCTGCAGGTGACGGTCGACGCCGTCTCCGGCTCCGCCAAGGAGAAGATCACCGCCGCCGGCGGCACCGTCACCGAGCTCGTCTGA
- the rpmD gene encoding 50S ribosomal protein L30 has protein sequence MAQLKITQVKSYIGSKQNHRDTLRSLGLKGINTQVVKEDRPEFRGMVQTVRHLVTVEEVD, from the coding sequence ATGGCGCAGCTCAAGATTACGCAGGTCAAGTCCTACATCGGCAGCAAGCAGAACCACCGTGACACCCTGCGTTCCCTTGGTCTCAAGGGGATCAACACGCAGGTCGTCAAGGAGGACCGCCCCGAGTTCCGCGGCATGGTGCAGACCGTCCGCCACCTCGTGACGGTCGAGGAGGTCGACTGA
- the rpsE gene encoding 30S ribosomal protein S5, with the protein MAGPQRRGGGAGGGERRDRKGRDGGNAAAEKTAYVERVVAINRVAKVVKGGRRFSFTALVVVGDGDGTVGVGYGKAKEVPAAIAKGVEEAKKHFFKVPRIQGTIPHPIQGEKAAGVVLLKPASPGTGVIAGGPVRAVLECAGIHDVLSKSLGSDNQINIVHATVEALKGLQRPEEIAARRGLPLEDVAPAALLRARAGAGA; encoded by the coding sequence ATGGCTGGACCCCAGCGCCGCGGTGGCGGTGCCGGTGGCGGCGAGCGGCGGGACCGGAAGGGTCGCGACGGTGGCAACGCCGCCGCCGAGAAGACCGCGTACGTTGAGCGCGTCGTCGCGATCAACCGCGTCGCCAAGGTTGTGAAGGGTGGTCGTCGCTTCAGCTTCACCGCGCTGGTCGTGGTGGGCGACGGTGACGGCACCGTGGGTGTCGGTTACGGCAAGGCCAAGGAGGTGCCGGCCGCCATCGCCAAGGGTGTTGAGGAGGCCAAGAAGCACTTCTTCAAGGTCCCCCGTATCCAGGGCACCATCCCGCACCCCATCCAGGGTGAGAAGGCTGCCGGCGTCGTGCTGCTCAAGCCCGCGTCCCCGGGTACCGGTGTTATCGCCGGTGGTCCGGTGCGCGCCGTGCTCGAGTGCGCCGGTATCCACGACGTGCTGTCGAAGTCGCTCGGCTCCGACAACCAGATCAACATCGTGCACGCGACCGTGGAGGCCCTCAAGGGCCTGCAGCGTCCCGAGGAGATCGCGGCCCGCCGTGGTCTGCCGCTCGAGGACGTCGCCCCCGCGGCTCTTCTCCGTGCACGTGCCGGGGCGGGTGCGTAA
- the rplR gene encoding 50S ribosomal protein L18, which yields MAYGQKILKGDAYKRAAIKRRHIRIRKNLSGTAERPRLVVTRSNRHIVAQVIDDLKGHTLASASTLDTSIRGGEADKSAQAKQVGALVAERAKAAGVETVVFDRGGNQYAGRIAALADAAREAGLKF from the coding sequence ATGGCATACGGACAGAAGATCCTCAAGGGCGACGCCTACAAGCGCGCCGCGATCAAGCGCCGTCACATCCGGATTCGCAAGAATCTCTCGGGTACGGCGGAGCGTCCCCGTCTGGTCGTTACCCGCTCGAACCGCCACATCGTGGCCCAGGTGATCGACGACCTCAAGGGTCACACCCTTGCGTCGGCGTCCACCCTGGACACCTCGATCCGTGGTGGCGAGGCCGACAAGTCGGCGCAGGCCAAGCAGGTCGGCGCCCTGGTCGCCGAGCGCGCCAAGGCCGCCGGTGTCGAGACCGTCGTGTTCGACCGCGGTGGCAACCAGTACGCCGGGCGCATCGCCGCCCTTGCGGACGCCGCCCGCGAAGCCGGCCTGAAGTTCTGA
- the rplF gene encoding 50S ribosomal protein L6, whose product MSRIGKLPIAVPAGVDVTIDGRTVSVKGPKGSLTHTVVAPIDIAKGEDGVLNVTRPNEERQSKALHGLSRTLVANMITGVTQGYVKKLEISGVGYRVLAKGSNLEFSLGYSHPILVEAPEGITFKVESPTRFSVEGIDKQKVGEVAANIRKLRKPDPYKAKGVKYEGEVIRRKVGKAGK is encoded by the coding sequence ATGTCGCGCATCGGCAAGCTCCCCATCGCGGTTCCCGCCGGCGTGGACGTCACCATCGACGGCCGTACGGTCTCGGTCAAGGGCCCCAAGGGTTCGCTGACTCACACCGTCGTGGCACCGATCGACATCGCCAAGGGTGAGGACGGCGTCCTGAACGTCACCCGCCCCAACGAAGAGCGTCAGAGCAAGGCCCTGCACGGCCTGTCCCGCACGCTGGTGGCGAACATGATCACCGGCGTGACCCAGGGTTACGTGAAGAAGCTCGAGATCAGCGGTGTCGGTTACCGCGTGCTCGCCAAGGGTTCGAACCTGGAGTTCTCCCTCGGTTACAGCCACCCGATCCTGGTCGAGGCCCCCGAGGGCATCACCTTCAAGGTGGAGTCCCCGACCCGTTTCTCGGTCGAGGGCATCGACAAGCAGAAGGTCGGCGAGGTTGCGGCCAACATCCGCAAGCTGCGCAAGCCCGACCCGTACAAGGCCAAGGGCGTCAAGTACGAGGGCGAAGTCATCCGCCGCAAGGTCGGAAAGGCGGGTAAGTAA
- the rpsH gene encoding 30S ribosomal protein S8, which produces MTMTDPIADMLTRLRNANSAYHDSVTMPASKIKSHIAEILQQEGFITGWKTEDAEVGKNLVLELKFGPNRERSIAGIKRISKPGLRVYAKSTNLPKVLGGLGVAIISTSHGLLTDKQAGKKGVGGEVLAYVW; this is translated from the coding sequence ATGACCATGACTGATCCGATCGCAGACATGCTTACGCGTCTGCGGAACGCGAACTCGGCGTACCACGACTCCGTGACGATGCCGGCGTCCAAGATCAAGTCTCACATCGCGGAGATCCTCCAGCAGGAGGGCTTCATCACGGGCTGGAAGACCGAGGACGCCGAGGTTGGCAAGAACCTCGTCCTCGAGCTGAAGTTCGGCCCGAACCGTGAGCGCTCCATCGCGGGCATCAAGCGGATCTCCAAGCCCGGTCTCCGGGTTTACGCGAAGTCCACCAACCTGCCCAAGGTGCTGGGTGGCCTCGGCGTGGCGATCATCTCCACGTCGCACGGGCTCCTCACCGACAAGCAGGCCGGCAAGAAGGGCGTAGGCGGGGAAGTCCTCGCCTACGTCTGGTAG
- a CDS encoding type Z 30S ribosomal protein S14 yields MAKKALIAKAARKPKFGVRGYTRCQRCGRPHSVYRKFGLCRVCLREMAHRGELPGVTKSSW; encoded by the coding sequence ATGGCGAAGAAGGCCCTGATTGCCAAGGCTGCTCGCAAGCCCAAGTTCGGTGTCCGTGGCTACACGCGCTGCCAGCGCTGCGGCCGCCCGCACTCCGTCTACCGCAAGTTCGGCCTGTGCCGCGTGTGCCTTCGTGAGATGGCTCACCGTGGCGAGCTGCCGGGCGTGACCAAGAGTTCCTGGTAA